A stretch of Rhododendron vialii isolate Sample 1 chromosome 4a, ASM3025357v1 DNA encodes these proteins:
- the LOC131321871 gene encoding uncharacterized protein LOC131321871 isoform X2, translated as MVAMEDIGLFNQGWKWLQSKRHCYPVVRTAVICFRDKIGMFMERNWPLVCSGCARLGRFLLLLLVYWKDCVVRGVRSFVKLGSVALLVIMWSCFLSLTSMSCLVYVLISMGAAGVAVQYLGYTPGLFIVGLFAILVLWMYANFWITGTLFIVGGYLFSLNHARLVVLMATMYAIYCVKVRVGWLGVSLSIHLAFFSNDVLNYLLQWCDNLSETTHFEEQKVPETFTEDNFSGEGEYSVPIDEAEKLNSCKSSCETPPTSSLVNKQKESSGKQVVIEDTSSINEMKRILSSLNHYDALGFPRHKKIDAALLKKEYRKKAMLVHPDKNMGSPLASDSFKKLQCAYEVLSDSVKKRDYDDQLRKEESKSVSHKSHNTPHQDVPDFCSEESRRIQCTKCGNSHIWVCTNRTKAKARWCQDCCQYHQAKDGDGWVEYKGSLVFNRPQKVEIPRAFVCAESKIFDVSEWAICQGMACRPNTHRPSFHVNMVGLEKTTQRSSSSRYPWDLDAEMMDVEEEDFELWLQQALASGFFGETSKRRQSWSPFKLPQKKGKKQWRRTSS; from the exons ATGGTTGCTATGGAGGATATTGGGTTGTTCAATCAAGGTTGGAAGTGGTTGCAGTCCAAGAGGCATTGTTATCCAGTTGTGCGAACTGCGGTGATCTGTTTCAGGGACAAAATCGGGATGTTTATGGAGCGTAATTGGCCGCTGGTTTGCAGTGGATGTGCAAGACTTGGGAGGTTCTTGCTGTTGTTGCTGGTTTATTGGAAGGACTGTGTTGTCCGTGGGGTTCGGTCGTTTGTAAAGCTGGGATCTGTCGCGTTGCTTGTTATTATGTGGAGTTGCTTTCTGAGTTTGACGTCGATGTCTTGCCTTGTTTATGTACTTATCAGTATG GGAGCTGCTGGGGTTGCTGTTCAGTATTTGGGTTACACTCCTGGGCTTTTTATTGTCGGGCTATTTGCTATTTTAGTATTATGGATGTATGCTAACTTTTGGATAACGGGTACATTGTTTATAGTTGGAG GCTATTTGTTTTCTCTAAATCACGCCCGGTTAGTAGTCTTAATGGCAACTATGTATGCTATATATTGCGTTAAAGTCCGAGTTGGATGGCTAGGAGTTTCTCTCTCAATACACCTTGCTTTTTTCTCAAATGATGTTCTCAATTACCTGCTTCAATGGTGTGATAATCTGAGTGAGACCACACATTTTGAGGAGCAGAAGGTACCAGAGACATTCACAGAAGATAACTTCTCCGGAGAGGGCGAATATTCTGTTCCTATTGATGAAGCTGAAAAGTTGAACTCCTGTAAATCTTCTTGCGAAACACCTCCTACTTCGTCTCTTgtcaacaaacaaaaagaatctTCTGGTAAACAGGTGGTCATAGAAGATACAAGTTCAATCAATGAGATGAAGCGGATTTTAAGTAGTTTGAATCACTATGATGCATTGGGATTTCCCAGGCACAAGAAAATTGATGCTGCGCTGTTGAAAAAGGAATATCGGAAAAAG GCAATGCTTGTGCATCCTGATAAGAATATGGGAAGTCCACTGGCAAGTGACTCTTTCAAGAAACTGCAATGTGCTTATGAG GTTCTCTCAGATTCTGTAAAGAAGAGAGACTATGATGACCAACTGAGGAAAGAAGAATCTAAGAGTGTCTCCCACAAGTCACATAATACTCCACATCAG GATGTCCCCGATTTCTGCTCTGAGGAGTCAAGGCGTATCCAGTGCACAAAATGTGGCAATTCGCACATTTGGGTCTGCACTAATAGGACTAAAGCCAAGGCAAGATGGTGTCAG GATTGCTGTCAATATCATCAAGCCAAGGATGGTGATGGGTGGGTTGAATATAAAGGATCACTGGTCTTCAATCGGCCTCAAAAG GTGGAAATACCACGTGCTTTTGTTTGTGCTGAGAGCAAGATCTTTGATGTATCAGAGTGGGCTATTTGTCAG GGAATGGCTTGTAGGCCGAATACTCATCGGCCCAGTTTCCATGTAAACATGGTTGGGCTGGAGAAAACTACTCAGAGATCCAGCTCAAGCAGATATCCATGGGATTTAGATGCCGAAATGATGGATGTAGAAGAGGAAGATTTTGAACTGTGGCTACAGCAAGCTCTGGCCTCTGGCTTCTTTGGAGAGACATCAAAGCGCCGCCAGAGCTGGAGTCCCTTCAAGTTGCctcaaaagaaaggaaagaaacaaTGGCGAAGAACATCCTCGTGA
- the LOC131321871 gene encoding uncharacterized protein LOC131321871 isoform X1: MVAMEDIGLFNQGWKWLQSKRHCYPVVRTAVICFRDKIGMFMERNWPLVCSGCARLGRFLLLLLVYWKDCVVRGVRSFVKLGSVALLVIMWSCFLSLTSMSCLVYVLISMGAAGVAVQYLGYTPGLFIVGLFAILVLWMYANFWITGTLFIVGGTSCSLLTILKLGYLFSLNHARLVVLMATMYAIYCVKVRVGWLGVSLSIHLAFFSNDVLNYLLQWCDNLSETTHFEEQKVPETFTEDNFSGEGEYSVPIDEAEKLNSCKSSCETPPTSSLVNKQKESSGKQVVIEDTSSINEMKRILSSLNHYDALGFPRHKKIDAALLKKEYRKKAMLVHPDKNMGSPLASDSFKKLQCAYEVLSDSVKKRDYDDQLRKEESKSVSHKSHNTPHQDVPDFCSEESRRIQCTKCGNSHIWVCTNRTKAKARWCQDCCQYHQAKDGDGWVEYKGSLVFNRPQKVEIPRAFVCAESKIFDVSEWAICQGMACRPNTHRPSFHVNMVGLEKTTQRSSSSRYPWDLDAEMMDVEEEDFELWLQQALASGFFGETSKRRQSWSPFKLPQKKGKKQWRRTSS; the protein is encoded by the exons ATGGTTGCTATGGAGGATATTGGGTTGTTCAATCAAGGTTGGAAGTGGTTGCAGTCCAAGAGGCATTGTTATCCAGTTGTGCGAACTGCGGTGATCTGTTTCAGGGACAAAATCGGGATGTTTATGGAGCGTAATTGGCCGCTGGTTTGCAGTGGATGTGCAAGACTTGGGAGGTTCTTGCTGTTGTTGCTGGTTTATTGGAAGGACTGTGTTGTCCGTGGGGTTCGGTCGTTTGTAAAGCTGGGATCTGTCGCGTTGCTTGTTATTATGTGGAGTTGCTTTCTGAGTTTGACGTCGATGTCTTGCCTTGTTTATGTACTTATCAGTATG GGAGCTGCTGGGGTTGCTGTTCAGTATTTGGGTTACACTCCTGGGCTTTTTATTGTCGGGCTATTTGCTATTTTAGTATTATGGATGTATGCTAACTTTTGGATAACGGGTACATTGTTTATAGTTGGAGGTACGTCATGTTCCTTACTGACTATTTTGAAATTAG GCTATTTGTTTTCTCTAAATCACGCCCGGTTAGTAGTCTTAATGGCAACTATGTATGCTATATATTGCGTTAAAGTCCGAGTTGGATGGCTAGGAGTTTCTCTCTCAATACACCTTGCTTTTTTCTCAAATGATGTTCTCAATTACCTGCTTCAATGGTGTGATAATCTGAGTGAGACCACACATTTTGAGGAGCAGAAGGTACCAGAGACATTCACAGAAGATAACTTCTCCGGAGAGGGCGAATATTCTGTTCCTATTGATGAAGCTGAAAAGTTGAACTCCTGTAAATCTTCTTGCGAAACACCTCCTACTTCGTCTCTTgtcaacaaacaaaaagaatctTCTGGTAAACAGGTGGTCATAGAAGATACAAGTTCAATCAATGAGATGAAGCGGATTTTAAGTAGTTTGAATCACTATGATGCATTGGGATTTCCCAGGCACAAGAAAATTGATGCTGCGCTGTTGAAAAAGGAATATCGGAAAAAG GCAATGCTTGTGCATCCTGATAAGAATATGGGAAGTCCACTGGCAAGTGACTCTTTCAAGAAACTGCAATGTGCTTATGAG GTTCTCTCAGATTCTGTAAAGAAGAGAGACTATGATGACCAACTGAGGAAAGAAGAATCTAAGAGTGTCTCCCACAAGTCACATAATACTCCACATCAG GATGTCCCCGATTTCTGCTCTGAGGAGTCAAGGCGTATCCAGTGCACAAAATGTGGCAATTCGCACATTTGGGTCTGCACTAATAGGACTAAAGCCAAGGCAAGATGGTGTCAG GATTGCTGTCAATATCATCAAGCCAAGGATGGTGATGGGTGGGTTGAATATAAAGGATCACTGGTCTTCAATCGGCCTCAAAAG GTGGAAATACCACGTGCTTTTGTTTGTGCTGAGAGCAAGATCTTTGATGTATCAGAGTGGGCTATTTGTCAG GGAATGGCTTGTAGGCCGAATACTCATCGGCCCAGTTTCCATGTAAACATGGTTGGGCTGGAGAAAACTACTCAGAGATCCAGCTCAAGCAGATATCCATGGGATTTAGATGCCGAAATGATGGATGTAGAAGAGGAAGATTTTGAACTGTGGCTACAGCAAGCTCTGGCCTCTGGCTTCTTTGGAGAGACATCAAAGCGCCGCCAGAGCTGGAGTCCCTTCAAGTTGCctcaaaagaaaggaaagaaacaaTGGCGAAGAACATCCTCGTGA
- the LOC131321872 gene encoding uncharacterized protein LOC131321872 isoform X1, protein MRLGLARPSLSIFPPILSRANSVRPISCSISPPPTSLKPHTPLFLRPPIYSATLSDLQKWQQWAKNLASSVGSHFTDLDNGPDPTLLHREINWLLQDALENPKLRLTHLGTDDGDTVMKMRAEMEDLYTLWKQRIEDRRPFQYLVGCEHWRDMVLSVEEGVLVPRPETELIVDLVGDLVKGNGELREGLWADLGTGSGALAIGIARILGPWGRVIATDLSPIAVAVASYNVQRYNLQDKIKIKLGSWFEPLKNVEGQFVGLVSNPPYIPSDHIIGLQAEVAKHEPRLALDGGANGMDELLHLCHGAASMLKPGGFFAFETNGEKQCMVLVDHMQKESKSSFSGVDIVSDFAGNKRFVTGFRAKSHNPTNPNEWTVKIN, encoded by the exons atgagactGGGCTTGGCACGTCCGTCTCTCTCTATATTCCCTCCCATCCTCTCTCGCGCCAATTCAGTACGACCCATTTCCTGTTCAATTTCCCCACCACCCACTTCGCTAAAACCCCATACCCCACTCTTTCTCCGGCCACCCATTTACTCAGCCACCCTATCCGACCTCCAAAAATGGCAACAATGGGCCAAGAACCTCGCCTCCTCAGTTGGGTCCCACTTCACCGACTTAGACAACGGCCCCGACCCCACCCTCTTGCACAGAGAAATCAACTGGCTCTTGCAAGACGCGCTTGAAAACCCCAAACTACGCTTAACCCACTTGGGTACCGACGACGGTGACACGGTTATGAAGATGAGGGCAGAAATGGAAGATCTTTATACGTTATGGAAGCAGAGGATTGAAGACAGGAGACCGTTTCAG TATTTGGTTGGGTGTGAGCATTGGAGGGACATGGTGTTGAGTGTTGAAGAAGGGGTTTTGGTACCAAGGCCTGAGACTGAGTTGATTGTGGATTTAGTGGGTGATTTGGTTAAGGGGAATGGAGAGTTGAGGGAAGGGTTGTGGGCTGATTTGGGGACCGGGAGTGGTGCACTTGCTATTGGGATTGCGAGGATTTTGGGGCCTTGGGGGAGGGTCATTGCCACTGATTTGAGCCCTATTGCTGTGGCTGTTGCGTCTTACAATGTTCAGAGGTATAATTTGCAG GATAAAATCAAGATAAAGCTGGGATCTTGGTTTGAACCTTTGAAGAATGTTGAAGGACAATTTGTGGGTCTTGTGAGTAATCCACCATATATACCGAGCGATCATATTATTGGTCTACAAGCTGAAGTTGCCAAACATGAACCAAGACTTGCATTGGATGGGGGTGCCAATGGCATGGATGAGCTACTCCATCTGTGCCATGGGGCTGCTTCAATGTTGAAACCCGGTGGATTTTTTGCATTTGAG ACAAATGGTGAAAAGCAGTGCATGGTTCTCGTGGATCACATGCAAAAGGAGTCTAAGAGCAGCTTCAGTGGTGTAGACATTGTTTCAGATTTTGCTGGTAACAAGCGCTTTGTGACTGGATTCAGAGCAAAGTCACATAACCCAACTAACCCAAATGAGTGGACCGTAAAAATAAATTGA
- the LOC131321872 gene encoding uncharacterized protein LOC131321872 isoform X2 codes for MRLGLARPSLSIFPPILSRANSVRPISCSISPPPTSLKPHTPLFLRPPIYSATLSDLQKWQQWAKNLASSVGSHFTDLDNGPDPTLLHREINWLLQDALENPKLRLTHLGTDDGDTVMKMRAEMEDLYTLWKQRIEDRRPFQYLVGCEHWRDMVLSVEEGVLVPRPETELIVDLVGDLVKGNGELREGLWADLGTGSGALAIGIARILGPWGRVIATDLSPIAVAVASYNVQRYNLQDKIKIKLGSWFEPLKNVEGQFVGLVSNPPYIPSDHIIGLQAEVAKHEPRLALDGGANGMDELLHLCHGAASMLKPGGFFAFESQAHLSRLTAFLLKSARLPKHGMSYGGSPNTRNFF; via the exons atgagactGGGCTTGGCACGTCCGTCTCTCTCTATATTCCCTCCCATCCTCTCTCGCGCCAATTCAGTACGACCCATTTCCTGTTCAATTTCCCCACCACCCACTTCGCTAAAACCCCATACCCCACTCTTTCTCCGGCCACCCATTTACTCAGCCACCCTATCCGACCTCCAAAAATGGCAACAATGGGCCAAGAACCTCGCCTCCTCAGTTGGGTCCCACTTCACCGACTTAGACAACGGCCCCGACCCCACCCTCTTGCACAGAGAAATCAACTGGCTCTTGCAAGACGCGCTTGAAAACCCCAAACTACGCTTAACCCACTTGGGTACCGACGACGGTGACACGGTTATGAAGATGAGGGCAGAAATGGAAGATCTTTATACGTTATGGAAGCAGAGGATTGAAGACAGGAGACCGTTTCAG TATTTGGTTGGGTGTGAGCATTGGAGGGACATGGTGTTGAGTGTTGAAGAAGGGGTTTTGGTACCAAGGCCTGAGACTGAGTTGATTGTGGATTTAGTGGGTGATTTGGTTAAGGGGAATGGAGAGTTGAGGGAAGGGTTGTGGGCTGATTTGGGGACCGGGAGTGGTGCACTTGCTATTGGGATTGCGAGGATTTTGGGGCCTTGGGGGAGGGTCATTGCCACTGATTTGAGCCCTATTGCTGTGGCTGTTGCGTCTTACAATGTTCAGAGGTATAATTTGCAG GATAAAATCAAGATAAAGCTGGGATCTTGGTTTGAACCTTTGAAGAATGTTGAAGGACAATTTGTGGGTCTTGTGAGTAATCCACCATATATACCGAGCGATCATATTATTGGTCTACAAGCTGAAGTTGCCAAACATGAACCAAGACTTGCATTGGATGGGGGTGCCAATGGCATGGATGAGCTACTCCATCTGTGCCATGGGGCTGCTTCAATGTTGAAACCCGGTGGATTTTTTGCATTTGAG AGTCAGGCCCATCTTAGTAGGTTAACAGCATTTCTGCTGAAATCTGCACGTCTTCCAAAGCACGGTATGTCATATGGAGGatctccaaacactagaaattTCTTTTAA